One segment of Castanea sativa cultivar Marrone di Chiusa Pesio chromosome 3, ASM4071231v1 DNA contains the following:
- the LOC142628684 gene encoding uncharacterized protein LOC142628684, producing MLATLNRFISKFIDRCRPFYQLLKKWKGFQWDEECDRAFLDLKDYLGRAPTLTALEPGEDLYMYLSVFEHAASTVLLKDSGVQLPVYYISKTFVNAETRLIRHQIQTRNSVKGQVLADFIAEFSPKSTDIVCLVEVRPWKVFVDGASNTPGAGAEIVVITSEGLKLEHLFKLGFRASNNEVEYEALLAGLRVVLDLGAKEVEVYSDSLIVVNQVQGNFESKDPRLIEYLWLVKQIMGNFSNVKIEQVARGRIGTPIPWQR from the exons ATGTTGGCtactctcaaccgatttatttccAAGTTCATTGATCGGTGCCGACCATTTTATCAACTTCTGAAGaaatggaaggggtttcaatggGATGAGGAGTGTGATAGAGCCTTCCTCGACCTTAAGGACTACCTGGGGCGGGCACCAACGTTGACAGCCCTGGAGCCAGGAGAAGACCTGTATATGTACCTCTCAGTATTCGAGCATGCAGCCAGCACTGTTCTACTAAAGGATAGTGGTGTGCAGCTGCCGGTTTACTACATAAGCAAGACATTTGTTAACGCCGAGACCAG GCTCATTCGACATCAGATACAGACAAGGAACTCGGTGAAGGGACAAGTACTTGCGGACTTTATTGCCGAGTTCTCACCGAAGAGTACGGATATAGTTTGCCTCGTGGAGGTCAGGCCATGGAAAGTATTTGTGGATGGTGCATCCAATACGCCAGGAGCAGGGGCTGAAATTGTGGTCATCACCTCGGAAGGGCTAAAGCTAGAGCACTTGTTCAAGTTAGGTTTCAGGGCTTCTAATAATGAGGTCGAGTATGAAGCTCTGCTTGCCGGACTTAGAGTTGTCCTGGATTTGGGCGCCAAAGAGGTGGAAGTTTACTCGGATTCTCTCATAGTAGTAAATCAGGTGCAGGGGAACTTCGAATCCAAAGATCCTCGGCTGATTGAATATCTATGGCTGGTAAAGCAGATTATGGGTAATTTTTCAAATGTCAAGATTGAACAGGTAGCCCGGGGCAGAATCGGCACGCCGATTCCTTGGCAACGCTAG
- the LOC142628685 gene encoding uncharacterized protein LOC142628685: MGETPFSLTYGAEAVIPAEINLCSARVVGFAPDENEKLMVKQLNLLEEHREVATIRPTEYPQKLARRYNRVGRKREFAAGDLVLRKVIGNTQDVNAGKLALSWEGPYRVTAIVGAGAYNLEDLKEKLLHRPWNVHNLKKFYH; the protein is encoded by the coding sequence atgggagaaacgccattctcccTAACTTATGGGGCAGAGGCTGTCATCCCCGCTGAAATAAACCTATGTAGTGCCCGAGTCGTAGGATTCGCTCCGGATGAGAACGAGAAGCTAATGGTGAAGCAACTGAACTTGCTAGAAGAACATCGAGAAGTGGCCACCATCCGGCCGACAGAATATCCGCAAAAGCTCGCTCGGAGGTACAATAGAGTTGGGAGGAAGAGGGAGTTTGCTGCGGGAGATCTAGTACTTCGTAAGGTCATAGGGAATACGCAAGACGTTAATGCAGGGAAGCTAGCTCTGTCTTGGGAAGGGCCCTACCGAGTGACTGCTATTGTAGGGGCAGGGGCGTACAACTTGGAGGATTTGAAGGAAAAACTGCTTCACCGGCCATGGAATGTTCACAACTTAAAAAAGTTCTATCATTGA